Proteins from one Anaerobranca californiensis DSM 14826 genomic window:
- a CDS encoding D-alanyl-D-alanine carboxypeptidase family protein, producing MKKMFTSLFLLIFSMIILLPTGSVTAQEFNLRSYIVMDAQTGYVMYEKNADIPLPPASITKAMTMYLIFEALEKGQITLDEKVTAGPRVKTAQTPGAQTLFLEPGHQVSVRELLTTIAVPSANDAAVAMAERIAGSEMQFVAMMNDKARELGLTNTLFQNSHGLDTPNHYMSARDIAILSQRLINDFPQVLEFSSIETYRTQEQTNHWGETLFYESTFRTLLRKHKGIIDGLKTGYTEEAGRCITATAIINGRRVIIVLMGAESVSQRDNYIEQFMTKIVTDFRSVNVAQKGNPIEEIPIPRAKNKLVQVGTLNDVNLMVPNVNPDVIQQIVINEGVRAPLNKGDEVGKVIYYIGEQLVYETAIYTLEDVPQANIIVRFFRGIGNLFSKLFNLIF from the coding sequence ATGAAAAAAATGTTTACATCTTTATTCTTGTTAATATTCAGTATGATAATTCTATTACCAACTGGAAGTGTAACGGCCCAGGAATTTAATTTAAGATCATATATAGTTATGGATGCCCAAACGGGATATGTAATGTACGAAAAAAATGCTGATATTCCCCTTCCACCAGCTAGTATTACAAAAGCAATGACTATGTACCTAATATTTGAAGCATTAGAAAAGGGACAAATAACTTTAGATGAAAAGGTTACCGCAGGGCCTAGGGTAAAAACAGCTCAAACACCAGGTGCTCAAACCCTATTTCTAGAGCCTGGACATCAAGTTTCCGTTCGAGAGTTATTAACAACTATCGCTGTCCCCTCTGCCAACGATGCCGCTGTTGCTATGGCTGAAAGAATTGCCGGTAGTGAAATGCAATTTGTCGCTATGATGAATGACAAAGCTAGAGAATTAGGTTTAACCAACACATTATTTCAAAATTCCCATGGATTAGATACCCCAAATCATTATATGAGTGCTAGGGATATAGCTATTTTATCTCAAAGATTAATTAATGATTTTCCACAAGTCCTTGAATTCTCTAGCATTGAAACCTATAGGACCCAAGAACAAACTAATCATTGGGGAGAAACCTTATTTTATGAGTCTACATTTAGAACCTTACTCCGTAAACATAAAGGTATAATTGATGGACTTAAAACAGGATATACTGAAGAAGCAGGGCGTTGTATTACTGCAACGGCTATCATCAATGGCCGCAGGGTTATAATAGTTCTTATGGGAGCTGAATCAGTTAGTCAAAGGGATAATTATATAGAACAATTTATGACCAAAATAGTTACAGATTTCCGTTCTGTTAATGTTGCTCAAAAAGGAAACCCTATAGAAGAAATACCCATACCAAGGGCTAAAAATAAACTAGTTCAAGTTGGCACTTTAAATGATGTAAATTTAATGGTTCCTAATGTAAATCCCGATGTTATTCAACAAATTGTTATCAACGAAGGGGTTAGAGCACCATTAAATAAAGGAGATGAAGTTGGGAAAGTTATATATTATATTGGTGAACAACTAGTTTATGAAACTGCTATTTACACTTTAGAAGATGTTCCTCAAGCTAATATAATTGTTAGATTTTTCAGAGGTATTGGAAATCTTTTTTCAAAACTCTTTAACTTGATTTTTTAA
- a CDS encoding YaiI/YqxD family protein: protein MRILIDGDGCPKVVKGCCREIAKKYKIPLIIYTTLAHYTDLTESQEDYVFLDCKDQSVDIKLVNDTKQGDIVITGDYGLASMVLARGGNPIGVRGEIFTHDNIDNFLLIRHQNAKLRQAKLLKGGPAKYSKEDIDKFTKNLLYLITNKKNNDEFSRKK, encoded by the coding sequence ATGAGGATATTAATTGATGGAGATGGTTGCCCTAAAGTAGTTAAGGGTTGTTGTAGAGAAATTGCAAAAAAATACAAAATACCATTAATAATTTATACCACTTTAGCCCATTATACAGATTTAACTGAATCCCAGGAAGATTATGTATTTTTAGATTGTAAAGACCAAAGTGTTGATATTAAATTAGTTAATGACACTAAACAAGGTGATATTGTCATTACTGGAGATTATGGTTTAGCATCTATGGTTTTAGCAAGGGGAGGTAATCCCATAGGGGTAAGGGGAGAAATTTTTACCCATGATAATATAGATAATTTTTTACTGATTCGCCATCAGAATGCAAAGCTTCGCCAAGCTAAGTTATTAAAGGGAGGACCAGCAAAATATTCTAAAGAAGATATCGATAAATTTACTAAAAATTTATTATATTTAATAACTAATAAAAAAAATAATGACGAATTTAGTCGAAAAAAATAA
- a CDS encoding deoxyguanosinetriphosphate triphosphohydrolase — MEIREITENNERLLLSPFASLSSETKGRKKGEKKCSIRTDFQRDRDRIIHSKAFRRLKHKTQVFISPENDHFRTRLTHTLEVAQISRTIARGLRLNEDLTEAIALGHDLGHTPFGHAGEEALNSVVSFGFKHNQQSLRVVEKLEGGGAGLNLTLEVLDGILNHTGDVDPFTLEGQIVKIADRIAYINHDIEDAIRAKIISENDLPYYPISKLGLTKSQRIETLVKDLIYSSQNSPKIKQSPEIKEAMDELRNFLFKRVYIDSPAKTQEYKAKEMITLLYHFYLKNPRKLPTETYIKIEKNNLERTICDFIAGMTDRYIVNIFKEHFIPKPWSLL; from the coding sequence ATGGAAATTAGGGAAATCACGGAAAACAATGAAAGGTTATTATTGAGCCCTTTTGCATCCCTTAGTTCCGAAACAAAAGGTAGGAAAAAAGGGGAGAAAAAGTGTAGTATTAGAACAGATTTTCAAAGGGATAGGGATAGAATTATCCATTCTAAAGCTTTTAGAAGACTCAAACATAAAACACAAGTCTTTATTTCACCAGAAAATGACCATTTTCGTACAAGACTTACCCATACATTAGAAGTGGCCCAAATTTCAAGGACTATTGCCCGGGGTTTGCGGTTAAATGAAGATTTAACAGAAGCCATTGCTTTAGGTCATGATCTAGGTCATACTCCTTTTGGGCACGCAGGAGAAGAAGCTCTAAATTCAGTGGTAAGTTTTGGGTTTAAACATAACCAACAAAGTTTAAGGGTAGTGGAGAAATTAGAAGGTGGCGGAGCAGGGTTAAACCTAACTTTAGAGGTTCTTGATGGAATTTTAAATCACACAGGAGATGTTGATCCATTTACCCTTGAAGGTCAAATAGTAAAAATCGCTGACAGGATAGCTTATATCAATCACGATATTGAAGATGCTATTAGAGCTAAAATTATCAGTGAAAATGATTTACCATATTATCCTATATCTAAACTGGGTTTAACTAAAAGTCAAAGAATTGAAACTTTAGTTAAAGATTTAATCTATTCTAGTCAAAATAGTCCTAAAATAAAACAATCTCCAGAAATTAAAGAAGCAATGGACGAACTTAGAAACTTTTTGTTTAAAAGGGTATATATTGATTCCCCTGCTAAAACCCAAGAGTATAAAGCAAAAGAAATGATAACATTATTATACCATTTTTATTTAAAAAATCCACGGAAATTACCTACTGAGACTTATATTAAAATTGAAAAAAATAATCTAGAGAGAACAATTTGTGATTTCATTGCAGGGATGACTGATCGTTATATAGTTAATATTTTTAAAGAACATTTTATCCCTAAGCCTTGGAGTTTATTATAA
- a CDS encoding LemA family protein, whose translation MEKKGLSLMPFFVLILFVGLGVSLMFVYYSILDIQRELEIARVNLDEDLQERYNLISGLMVTMNNEINFQINQEGKILDLSVLYDDKGKRIYDIVKGDIEDIVKNEKGVFNKENIYKMENIEGGFLLFTQFLKDNLNVDVENFSDFKRLREVDEKIALSGGEYNEIASNFNKKISSFPNNLVAFFSGIKGVPLYNLNRGY comes from the coding sequence ATGGAAAAAAAAGGTTTATCCTTAATGCCTTTTTTTGTTTTAATCCTTTTTGTTGGCTTAGGTGTTAGTTTAATGTTTGTCTACTATTCTATTTTAGATATACAGCGGGAGTTAGAAATTGCAAGGGTTAATTTAGATGAAGACTTACAGGAAAGATACAATCTCATATCTGGTTTGATGGTTACAATGAATAATGAAATTAATTTTCAGATTAATCAAGAAGGAAAGATTTTAGACCTTTCAGTACTCTATGATGATAAAGGTAAAAGAATTTATGATATAGTTAAAGGTGATATTGAAGATATTGTAAAAAATGAAAAAGGGGTCTTTAATAAAGAAAATATATATAAAATGGAAAACATCGAAGGGGGATTTTTATTATTTACCCAATTTTTAAAGGATAATTTAAATGTTGATGTCGAAAATTTTAGTGATTTTAAACGTTTGAGAGAAGTTGATGAAAAAATTGCCTTATCAGGCGGGGAGTATAATGAAATAGCTTCAAATTTTAATAAAAAAATATCTAGTTTTCCTAATAATCTTGTTGCTTTTTTTAGTGGTATAAAAGGTGTGCCACTTTACAATTTAAATAGAGGATATTAA
- the ppdK gene encoding pyruvate, phosphate dikinase yields the protein MKKYVYLFSEGNKRMKELLGGKGANLAEMTSLGLPVPPGFTITTEACHLYYQQNKSLPEELFKEVKNALEKIEKALGKKFGSTENPLLLSVRSGAPVSMPGMMDTILNLGLNDVTVEALAQETGDKRFAYDCYRRFIQMFSNVVLNIPHYNFERALDNAKELAGVTEDTMLDGEILKGLVDEYKRIVLKNSGKSFPQEPFEQLKLAIYAVFDSWNNPRAIIYRQINKIPEHYGTAVNVQSMVFGNKGEDSGTGVLFTRNPSTGEKVLFGEFLVNAQGEDVVAGIRTPQPIEKLKEIMPDIYDEILQLCDKLEKEYRDVQDIEFTIEKNRLFILQTRNAKRTAKAAVKFAVDFVEEGLLSIEEALLKIDPNQLDKLLHRNIDTEVKLNVIAKGLPASPGAATGKIVFEADEAEQLGKKGEKVLLVRPETTPDDIHGMVAAQGVLTTKGGMTSHAAVVARGMGKPCVCGCEALDIYLEDEKLVVGEIVLYKGDVLTIDGTTGDVIIGEVDLVEPELNEDVLKVLSWADEIRTLNVRANADTPQDAKKAREFGAEGIGLCRTEHMFMEADRLPIVQKMILAQTVAQRKEALDKLLPIQQRDFYEIFKVMAGLPVTIRLLDPPLHEFLPDVRDLSIELALAKEKGDLSSSEIAKREELLKRVKSLQEANPMLGHRGCRLAIVFPEIYEMQVNAIFAAISQLVNENIEVYPEIMIPLVGEAKELAILKEMIVNIATQYEGKLGKKINYTVGTMIELPRACVTADKIAEYAQFFSFGTNDLTQTTLGFSRDDAEGKFLPSYLEKKIYKENPFAVLDREGVGALMEIAVEKGRKTRPELKIGICGEHGGEPSSIEFCHKIGLNYVSCSPYRVPIARLAAAQSKIKG from the coding sequence TTGAAAAAGTATGTTTACTTATTTTCTGAAGGTAACAAAAGGATGAAAGAGCTGCTGGGAGGTAAAGGGGCTAATTTAGCTGAAATGACTAGTTTAGGGTTACCTGTTCCTCCAGGATTTACCATTACCACTGAAGCATGCCATTTATATTATCAACAAAATAAGTCATTACCTGAAGAACTTTTTAAAGAAGTTAAAAATGCTTTGGAAAAAATAGAAAAAGCTTTAGGTAAAAAATTTGGATCTACTGAAAATCCCTTATTGTTATCAGTAAGGTCAGGGGCACCGGTGTCTATGCCTGGGATGATGGATACAATTTTAAATTTAGGTTTAAATGATGTTACTGTTGAAGCATTAGCTCAGGAAACTGGAGATAAAAGATTTGCCTATGATTGTTATAGAAGATTTATCCAAATGTTTAGCAATGTAGTTTTAAATATCCCCCATTATAATTTTGAAAGGGCATTAGATAATGCTAAAGAATTAGCTGGAGTAACGGAAGATACTATGTTAGATGGGGAAATTTTAAAGGGTTTAGTTGATGAGTATAAAAGGATAGTACTTAAAAATAGTGGAAAATCATTTCCCCAAGAGCCTTTTGAACAATTAAAGCTTGCTATTTATGCAGTTTTTGATTCCTGGAATAATCCAAGGGCTATAATTTATCGACAAATTAATAAGATTCCTGAACATTATGGTACTGCGGTAAACGTTCAGTCAATGGTATTTGGTAATAAAGGAGAAGACTCTGGAACAGGAGTTTTATTTACTAGAAATCCTTCTACCGGTGAAAAAGTCTTATTTGGAGAATTTTTAGTCAATGCTCAAGGGGAAGATGTCGTTGCTGGTATTAGAACACCTCAACCTATTGAAAAATTAAAGGAAATTATGCCAGATATTTATGATGAAATTTTACAACTTTGTGACAAACTAGAAAAAGAATATAGAGATGTCCAAGATATTGAATTTACTATAGAAAAAAATAGATTATTTATATTACAAACCCGTAATGCTAAAAGAACTGCAAAGGCAGCGGTTAAGTTTGCCGTGGATTTTGTGGAAGAAGGTCTATTATCTATCGAAGAGGCCCTTTTAAAAATTGATCCTAATCAATTAGATAAATTACTTCACCGTAATATAGATACCGAGGTTAAATTGAATGTAATTGCAAAAGGATTGCCTGCTTCTCCAGGAGCTGCCACGGGAAAAATTGTTTTTGAAGCCGATGAAGCAGAACAATTAGGTAAAAAAGGTGAAAAGGTATTATTAGTAAGACCTGAAACAACTCCCGATGATATTCATGGTATGGTAGCAGCCCAAGGTGTATTGACAACTAAAGGTGGGATGACTAGTCACGCTGCAGTGGTAGCTAGGGGAATGGGTAAACCATGTGTTTGTGGTTGTGAAGCTTTAGATATCTACTTAGAAGATGAAAAGCTAGTTGTTGGTGAAATTGTTTTATATAAAGGTGATGTTCTAACAATAGATGGTACTACCGGCGATGTGATTATTGGGGAAGTTGATTTAGTGGAACCAGAATTAAATGAAGATGTTTTAAAAGTTTTAAGTTGGGCTGATGAGATTAGAACTTTAAATGTTAGAGCTAATGCCGATACCCCCCAAGATGCTAAAAAAGCTAGGGAGTTTGGTGCAGAAGGGATTGGGCTTTGTAGAACAGAGCATATGTTTATGGAAGCTGATAGATTACCTATAGTTCAGAAAATGATTTTAGCTCAAACTGTTGCCCAAAGAAAAGAAGCGTTAGATAAATTGTTGCCAATTCAGCAAAGGGATTTTTATGAGATCTTTAAGGTTATGGCTGGACTTCCAGTAACTATTAGACTTTTGGATCCACCTTTACATGAATTTTTACCAGATGTAAGGGATTTATCCATTGAATTAGCCCTTGCTAAAGAAAAAGGAGACTTATCTAGTAGCGAAATTGCTAAAAGGGAAGAACTTTTAAAAAGGGTTAAATCATTACAAGAAGCTAATCCGATGTTAGGTCATCGTGGCTGCCGTTTAGCCATTGTTTTTCCAGAGATTTATGAAATGCAAGTTAATGCAATTTTTGCTGCAATTAGTCAATTAGTTAATGAAAATATAGAGGTTTATCCGGAAATAATGATACCTTTAGTGGGAGAGGCTAAAGAATTAGCAATTTTAAAAGAGATGATAGTAAATATTGCCACTCAGTATGAAGGAAAATTAGGTAAAAAAATAAATTATACTGTTGGTACAATGATTGAGTTACCTAGGGCCTGTGTGACAGCAGATAAAATTGCAGAATATGCTCAATTTTTTTCCTTCGGAACCAATGACTTAACCCAAACTACTCTAGGATTCAGCCGTGATGATGCAGAAGGTAAGTTTTTACCATCTTATCTAGAAAAAAAGATATATAAAGAAAATCCCTTCGCTGTTTTAGATAGGGAAGGAGTAGGGGCATTAATGGAAATTGCCGTAGAAAAAGGAAGAAAAACAAGACCTGAACTAAAGATAGGTATTTGTGGTGAACATGGTGGAGAGCCTTCATCTATAGAATTTTGTCATAAAATAGGACTTAATTATGTAAGTTGTTCTCCATATAGAGTGCCAATAGCTAGATTAGCTGCAGCACAAAGTAAAATTAAAGGATAA
- a CDS encoding ferritin produces MLSERLLNELNLQLKYEMESANYYLAMAAYCDSLDLPGFANFFLVQGEEERFHAMKFYNFINDLGGKVTIYGFDNPRNDFSSLEDVFQSALKHEQFVTKRIHTILDLANEEKHYPTISFLQWFVDEQVEEEASMSQLLSKVKRLGEDNPGIYMLDEELAKRTFTPPATE; encoded by the coding sequence ATGTTATCAGAAAGACTTTTAAATGAGTTAAATTTACAATTGAAATATGAAATGGAATCTGCCAACTATTATCTGGCAATGGCCGCTTATTGTGATTCCCTAGATCTCCCTGGTTTTGCTAATTTCTTTTTAGTACAAGGGGAAGAAGAAAGATTTCATGCAATGAAATTTTATAATTTCATCAATGACTTAGGGGGCAAAGTTACTATTTACGGTTTTGACAATCCTAGAAATGACTTTTCATCATTAGAAGATGTTTTTCAGTCAGCATTAAAACATGAACAATTTGTCACAAAGAGAATACATACAATTTTAGATCTAGCCAATGAAGAAAAGCATTACCCAACAATCAGCTTTTTACAATGGTTTGTAGATGAGCAAGTAGAAGAAGAAGCTAGTATGAGTCAGTTATTAAGTAAAGTCAAAAGATTAGGAGAAGATAACCCAGGGATCTACATGTTAGATGAGGAACTAGCAAAAAGAACATTTACACCTCCTGCCACTGAATAA
- the rpoD gene encoding RNA polymerase sigma factor RpoD, with amino-acid sequence MANEKKLSEIKKELLERGKSRGILTYKDIMDCLHEFDLTPDQIDEYYEKIISMGIEVVDDSIDDNLDVLDIDDAGVDPDIEPDITDIDLDLSLPEGISINDPVRMYLKEIGRVPLLSADEEIELAKRMEKGDEQAKKRLVEANLRLVVSIAKRYVGRGMLFLDLIQEGNLGLIKAVEKFDYKKGYKFSTYATWWIRQAITRAIADQARTIRIPVHMVETINKLIRVSRQLVQELGREPTDEEIAKHMEISPDRVREIMKIAQEPVSLETPIGEEDDSHLGDFIEDQEAKAPADAAAFELLKEQLEEVLDTLTDREEKVLRLRFGLDDGKPRTLEEVGQVFGVTRERIRQIEAKALRKLRHPSRSKRLKDYLE; translated from the coding sequence GTGGCAAATGAAAAAAAACTATCAGAAATAAAAAAAGAACTTTTAGAACGTGGGAAAAGTAGGGGAATACTGACCTATAAAGATATTATGGATTGCCTCCACGAGTTCGATTTAACACCTGATCAAATTGATGAATATTATGAAAAAATAATTTCTATGGGTATTGAGGTAGTAGATGATTCTATCGATGATAATTTAGATGTATTAGATATTGATGATGCTGGTGTTGATCCAGATATTGAACCAGATATTACCGACATAGATCTTGATCTTTCTTTGCCAGAAGGTATAAGTATTAATGACCCTGTAAGGATGTATTTAAAGGAAATTGGTAGAGTTCCATTACTCTCTGCCGATGAAGAAATTGAGTTGGCAAAAAGAATGGAAAAAGGGGATGAACAGGCAAAGAAAAGGCTAGTTGAAGCAAATCTAAGGCTTGTGGTTAGTATTGCCAAGAGATATGTTGGTAGGGGAATGCTATTTTTAGATCTAATTCAAGAAGGAAATCTAGGTTTAATTAAGGCAGTTGAAAAGTTTGATTATAAAAAAGGCTATAAGTTTAGTACCTATGCAACTTGGTGGATAAGGCAGGCTATAACTAGAGCTATAGCAGATCAAGCCCGTACTATCCGTATACCTGTTCACATGGTCGAAACTATTAATAAGTTAATTAGGGTTTCCAGACAATTGGTACAGGAGCTTGGAAGGGAACCAACTGATGAAGAAATAGCTAAACATATGGAGATATCTCCAGATAGGGTTAGGGAAATAATGAAAATTGCCCAAGAGCCTGTATCTTTAGAAACACCTATTGGCGAGGAAGATGATAGCCATCTAGGAGATTTTATAGAAGATCAAGAGGCAAAAGCTCCTGCCGATGCTGCAGCTTTTGAATTGTTAAAAGAACAATTGGAGGAAGTTTTAGATACCCTTACAGATAGAGAAGAAAAAGTTCTTAGGTTGAGATTTGGCTTAGATGATGGAAAACCAAGGACTTTAGAAGAAGTAGGTCAAGTTTTCGGTGTAACTAGGGAGAGAATACGTCAAATTGAAGCAAAGGCCTTAAGAAAGTTAAGACACCCAAGTAGAAGTAAAAGACTTAAAGATTATCTAGAATAA
- a CDS encoding tRNA (adenine(22)-N(1))-methyltransferase: MKLTPRLQKIAQLIDKGSKVIDVGTDHGYIPLYLISNNLIEKCIAADINIGPLNTAKNTFRKHGIEHMVEFRLGSGLSVLKENDDIDTAIIAGMGGETIISILEEAPNFSKGLTLIIQPMTEVLTVREYLDKNGWEIIDEDIAKEGQRFYEIIKAKKKRNTSFLSYKQYRFGPILLAKKEDSFVYYLKKQYEKNRKIINYLDQGSNTSDIKENLIADNNLIKEVLKEIEGTGNNPKN; the protein is encoded by the coding sequence ATGAAATTAACTCCCAGACTTCAAAAAATAGCTCAATTGATCGATAAAGGATCAAAAGTAATTGATGTAGGTACAGATCATGGATACATACCTCTATATTTGATTAGCAATAATTTAATCGAAAAATGTATTGCTGCAGATATAAATATAGGGCCATTAAATACAGCGAAAAATACATTTAGAAAACATGGTATAGAACATATGGTGGAATTTAGATTAGGCAGTGGTTTATCTGTTTTAAAGGAAAATGATGATATTGATACTGCAATAATTGCAGGAATGGGTGGAGAAACTATAATATCTATCCTAGAAGAAGCCCCTAATTTTTCCAAAGGGTTGACTTTAATAATTCAGCCTATGACTGAAGTTTTAACTGTAAGGGAATATTTAGATAAAAATGGCTGGGAAATTATCGATGAAGATATTGCTAAAGAAGGTCAAAGATTTTATGAGATTATAAAAGCAAAAAAGAAAAGGAATACTTCTTTTTTGTCTTATAAACAATACAGATTTGGACCTATTTTGTTGGCAAAGAAGGAAGACTCCTTTGTTTACTATCTTAAAAAACAATATGAAAAAAATAGAAAAATAATAAATTATCTCGATCAGGGAAGTAATACTTCAGATATAAAAGAAAATTTAATAGCTGATAATAATTTAATTAAGGAGGTGCTTAAAGAAATTGAAGGTACAGGAAATAATCCAAAAAATTGA
- a CDS encoding permease, translating to MDKIFQLSLVTWGLIKETATWFLIGLFIAGLIHQLIPDKLLQKYLGGKGFFPIIWASLIGILLPVCSCGIVPISFALHKKGVAIGPCLALLVAAPAVNPASIGLSISILGFELTLGYVLTVGFSAIILGVLANLFIPDIQYIGGKKKCGCCNVNQHHSEIGVLRENLISGINWAFNNLAVELAPALVYGFFVAGILTVFIPADIIKYILGSIEIFSYIITAFLGVIMFVCNVGAIPFIASLINQGAFSAIAIVFLITGPATNISQLLMLNKAFGRRAMILYLILLPLLSIISAVIFQCLFPEVNISFSMNRGNSHASSFWGIVFISVLVLALLKSNHKHRH from the coding sequence ATGGATAAAATTTTTCAGCTGTCCTTAGTCACTTGGGGGTTAATAAAAGAGACAGCGACTTGGTTTTTAATCGGTTTGTTTATAGCAGGGTTAATCCATCAGCTTATTCCCGATAAGTTATTACAAAAATATCTAGGGGGAAAAGGTTTTTTCCCAATTATTTGGGCAAGTTTAATTGGTATTTTATTGCCGGTATGTAGTTGCGGTATTGTTCCTATTTCCTTTGCTTTACATAAAAAAGGAGTAGCTATAGGCCCTTGTTTAGCATTATTGGTAGCAGCACCAGCAGTTAACCCCGCTTCAATAGGTTTAAGTATATCGATATTGGGTTTTGAATTAACCTTAGGATATGTATTAACTGTAGGATTTTCTGCAATTATTTTAGGTGTACTAGCAAATCTTTTTATTCCTGATATTCAATATATTGGAGGTAAGAAAAAATGTGGTTGTTGTAATGTTAATCAACATCATAGTGAAATAGGGGTGTTAAGAGAAAATTTAATTTCCGGCATAAATTGGGCATTTAATAATTTAGCTGTTGAACTAGCTCCAGCATTGGTTTATGGTTTTTTTGTGGCAGGGATTTTAACAGTTTTTATTCCAGCTGATATTATTAAATACATCTTAGGCTCTATAGAGATATTTTCATATATTATAACTGCTTTTTTAGGGGTAATTATGTTTGTGTGTAATGTGGGAGCAATTCCCTTTATTGCTTCATTGATTAATCAAGGGGCTTTTTCAGCAATTGCTATAGTTTTTTTGATTACAGGGCCAGCAACAAACATTAGTCAGTTGTTGATGTTAAACAAGGCTTTTGGTCGGAGGGCAATGATTTTATATTTAATCTTATTGCCACTTCTATCTATTATTAGTGCTGTGATTTTCCAATGTTTATTTCCTGAAGTGAATATTTCCTTTTCTATGAACAGGGGAAATAGTCACGCTAGTAGTTTTTGGGGGATAGTATTTATTAGTGTGTTAGTATTAGCTTTATTAAA
- a CDS encoding Nif3-like dinuclear metal center hexameric protein produces MKVQEIIQKIEEIAPKDLACLPEDNNGLLIGSYSADVSKVLLALDLTSDVLDEAINLNCQLIITHHPFIFKGLKNIREDIEQGRLIIKGIKNNINVYCAHTNLDVVDLGVTEALRKKLEFPKGTVLQPTEKEVFSKLAVYVPKDNAYDLLLAISKAGAGHIGAYSHCSFMTEGEGTFKPLEGANPYIGKVGTIEKVQEIKLETIVPNAILSSVIKAMLKAHPYEEVAYDIIPLSNTGKVFGLGAVIQLEEQVKVKELAQRVKEKLNCQQVKIFSRDLDKKISKVAICGGSGGSLIQTAKFAGCQCLITGDIDYHKGQMAMDIGLTVIDAGHYHTEVPVLEYLKGLLNDRIEDVQVYVTKVNTCPYIFL; encoded by the coding sequence TTGAAGGTACAGGAAATAATCCAAAAAATTGAAGAGATTGCCCCTAAAGATTTAGCTTGTCTTCCTGAAGACAACAATGGTTTGTTAATAGGTAGCTATTCTGCAGATGTTTCTAAGGTGTTATTGGCTTTGGATTTAACTTCAGATGTTCTAGATGAAGCTATTAATTTAAATTGTCAGTTAATTATTACCCATCACCCCTTTATTTTTAAAGGATTAAAAAACATTAGGGAAGATATCGAACAGGGAAGGCTTATCATAAAAGGAATAAAAAACAATATAAATGTTTATTGTGCCCACACCAATTTAGATGTTGTGGATTTAGGTGTAACTGAAGCTTTAAGAAAGAAATTGGAATTTCCTAAAGGTACAGTTTTACAACCTACAGAAAAAGAGGTTTTTTCAAAACTAGCCGTTTACGTTCCTAAAGACAATGCTTATGATCTTCTTCTAGCTATATCTAAGGCTGGAGCAGGCCATATCGGTGCATATAGCCATTGTTCCTTTATGACTGAAGGAGAAGGTACCTTTAAACCTTTAGAAGGTGCCAATCCATATATTGGTAAAGTAGGGACGATAGAGAAAGTTCAAGAAATTAAGCTTGAAACTATAGTGCCAAATGCAATTTTGTCCTCTGTTATTAAAGCAATGCTTAAGGCTCATCCTTATGAAGAAGTAGCTTATGATATAATTCCCTTGAGTAATACAGGGAAGGTTTTTGGTTTAGGGGCTGTTATCCAGTTAGAGGAACAGGTAAAAGTAAAGGAGTTGGCACAAAGGGTAAAAGAGAAATTAAATTGCCAACAAGTAAAAATTTTCTCACGGGATCTAGATAAGAAAATATCTAAAGTGGCTATTTGTGGTGGAAGTGGAGGTTCTTTAATTCAAACCGCTAAATTTGCTGGATGTCAATGCTTAATTACAGGTGATATAGATTATCATAAAGGCCAAATGGCAATGGATATAGGGTTAACAGTAATTGATGCAGGACATTACCATACAGAGGTTCCAGTATTAGAATACTTAAAGGGATTGCTGAATGATAGAATAGAAGATGTTCAAGTTTATGTGACTAAAGTCAATACTTGTCCATACATATTTTTATAA